Proteins encoded in a region of the Triticum dicoccoides isolate Atlit2015 ecotype Zavitan chromosome 3A, WEW_v2.0, whole genome shotgun sequence genome:
- the LOC119268879 gene encoding pseudo histidine-containing phosphotransfer protein 5-like — protein MDYSNLRRQAASLKKGLFDQGHLDEQFRQVEDLQDEASPNFVEEVVVVFFKDSGRLISNLEQALEKYPRDFNRWDAYMQQLKGSCSSIGASRMKNECMSFRDNCGQRNVEGCMGSLQKLKREHAILRQKLESYFQLLRQAGPAGAATRPAM, from the exons ATGGATTATTCTAATTTGAGGCGACAAGCTGCATCTttgaaaaagggcctctttgatcag GGCCACCTTGATGAGCAATTTCGTCAGGTGGAGGACTTGCAGGATGAAGCTAGCCCTAATTTTGTGGAAGAAGTTGTGGTGGTGTTCTTTAAAGATTCTGGCAGGCTAATATCAAACCTTGAGCAAGCTCT GGAGAAGTACCCCAGAGATTTCAACAGGTGGGATGCATACATGCAGCAACTGAAAGGCAGCTGTTCCAG CATCGGTGCTTCTAGGATGAAGAATGAATGCATGTCATTCAGGGATAATTGTGGGCAACGAAATGTTGAAGG TTGCATGGGGTCTCTCCAGAAACTGAAGAGGGAGCATGCCATCCTGAGGCAGAAACTAGAATCCTATTTCCAG CTGCTGCGACAAGCTGGTCCTGCTGGAGCAGCCACTAGACCTGCCATGTAA